A stretch of the Oenococcus sp. UCMA 16435 genome encodes the following:
- a CDS encoding PTS sugar transporter subunit IIB has product MKEGTIMRILLVCAGGMSTSILMKKLDKYSEEKGLNMKIKAVGMSDYSDLYKDFDVILVGPQVSYRVKEIQSNTGLPVAAIPSFDYAVGNSENIFKLAVNLYKK; this is encoded by the coding sequence ATGAAGGAAGGAACGATTATGAGAATTTTATTGGTTTGCGCAGGTGGCATGTCAACGAGTATTTTGATGAAGAAATTAGATAAATATAGCGAGGAGAAAGGCTTAAATATGAAAATAAAAGCCGTTGGAATGTCTGATTATAGTGATCTTTACAAAGATTTCGACGTAATTTTAGTGGGACCGCAAGTATCGTACCGAGTTAAAGAGATTCAAAGCAATACCGGTTTACCTGTGGCTGCGATTCCATCATTTGATTATGCTGTTGGCAATAGTGAAAATATTTTTAAACTTGCCGTTAATTTGTATAAAAAATAA
- a CDS encoding MarR family transcriptional regulator, producing MRTISQIFSELYDKVLIRYQNSSQQNQQLPDLSANDEHYINLLYELKKPILTSFAEKAQISKPAATRIIHRFFKKGYLSKQPSLTDKRVSYLKLSKELQVYCRNSYKLFDQVFLDCISVLSKEEQDQLEYLINKVNQKI from the coding sequence ATGAGAACAATTAGTCAGATTTTTTCAGAACTATACGACAAAGTCCTGATTCGTTATCAGAACAGCAGTCAACAAAATCAGCAATTACCAGATTTATCAGCTAATGACGAGCATTATATTAACCTTTTATACGAGCTCAAAAAGCCAATCCTGACAAGTTTTGCAGAAAAAGCACAAATATCAAAACCAGCTGCTACAAGAATCATTCACCGCTTTTTTAAAAAAGGCTATCTGAGTAAGCAGCCCTCTTTGACGGATAAACGGGTTTCGTATTTGAAGCTTAGCAAAGAGCTTCAAGTTTATTGCCGGAATAGTTATAAATTATTCGATCAAGTATTTCTTGACTGCATCTCTGTCCTTTCAAAAGAGGAACAAGACCAGCTTGAATATCTAATCAACAAGGTAAATCAAAAAATATGA
- a CDS encoding PTS sugar transporter subunit IIC, whose protein sequence is MEKLFNSKFMKGLQNFGQKLGSNKFITSLQAAMMSLMGILMVGAISEIAISVLGPAMFNIISAKSTTYAYLSLPYQFSLNMLSVYVVLFLAYHYAQNLKMKSPIMNSIDALFAFLLVAGILTATKSGTYSIDMSYLGAEGLFISFVVVFISVQVEKFCLDKNIRIKMPDVVPQFLQDGFSSILPLLFNAIIFVGASAIVNVSTAGKYTVCSGFMALLSAPLGALNSIPGMFIICIFAALLWVFGIHGTGIVGAVLTPIIIQDTAANAALHAAGKPVVFYAVFLFGSMTIAGGAGNTLPLALMGLRSKSKQISAVAKISAVPGWFNINEPMTFGMPIMYNPILAIPYVLNIPIVMLCSLIAYKTGFLMPNWIMILALLPMGFNSYLATLNWHNAIWDYLMLIPSAIVYYPFFKVYEKQLVAKENKATGSETMAK, encoded by the coding sequence ATGGAAAAGCTTTTTAACAGTAAATTCATGAAAGGTCTACAAAATTTTGGCCAAAAACTTGGTTCGAATAAATTTATTACATCCCTACAGGCCGCGATGATGTCTTTGATGGGAATTCTGATGGTTGGAGCTATTTCTGAAATTGCTATCTCAGTATTGGGACCAGCGATGTTCAATATTATTTCGGCAAAAAGTACAACATATGCTTATTTAAGTCTCCCATATCAATTTTCTTTAAATATGTTATCTGTTTATGTAGTTTTATTTTTAGCCTATCATTACGCACAAAATTTAAAAATGAAATCTCCGATAATGAATTCAATTGATGCTTTATTCGCTTTTTTATTAGTTGCTGGAATATTGACTGCTACTAAATCTGGCACTTACAGTATCGATATGTCTTATTTGGGGGCTGAGGGATTATTTATTAGTTTTGTAGTTGTTTTTATCTCTGTCCAGGTTGAAAAATTCTGCTTAGATAAGAATATCCGTATCAAAATGCCAGATGTCGTTCCCCAATTCTTGCAAGATGGTTTTTCTTCAATATTGCCATTACTGTTTAATGCAATTATTTTTGTTGGCGCCTCGGCAATTGTTAATGTTTCAACTGCTGGTAAGTATACTGTTTGCTCCGGTTTTATGGCTTTACTTTCCGCTCCTTTAGGGGCCTTGAATTCGATTCCAGGAATGTTTATTATTTGCATTTTTGCTGCTCTACTATGGGTGTTTGGTATTCATGGTACTGGTATTGTAGGTGCTGTTCTTACGCCAATAATTATTCAAGACACCGCCGCCAACGCAGCTTTACATGCAGCTGGAAAACCAGTCGTCTTCTACGCCGTGTTCTTATTTGGAAGTATGACTATTGCAGGAGGTGCTGGTAATACGTTGCCTTTAGCTTTGATGGGTTTGAGATCTAAAAGTAAACAAATTAGTGCTGTTGCTAAAATTTCTGCAGTCCCTGGCTGGTTTAATATCAATGAACCAATGACCTTTGGCATGCCAATTATGTACAATCCAATACTAGCAATTCCATACGTTTTAAACATTCCAATAGTAATGCTATGTAGTTTGATTGCTTATAAAACTGGTTTTTTAATGCCAAATTGGATTATGATTCTGGCTTTGCTTCCAATGGGATTTAACAGTTATTTAGCTACTTTGAATTGGCACAATGCTATTTGGGATTATTTAATGTTGATACCATCAGCTATAGTATATTATCCCTTCTTTAAGGTTTATGAGAAGCAGTTAGTTGCCAAAGAAAATAAGGCAACTGGTTCAGAAACAATGGCAAAATGA
- a CDS encoding helix-turn-helix transcriptional regulator, with protein MDFCSIDQNFKEKNYESKYIRQCKQYVEKHLFQHFSLDDIADQISINKCYLKNQFSKQEGISLKRYIHKERIKAAQNMLKFSNQPISVIANYLCFDSQSHFGAVFKSIIGMTPSNYRMKNMLISSQQNQEA; from the coding sequence TTGGATTTTTGTAGCATTGATCAAAATTTCAAGGAAAAGAATTATGAATCGAAATATATAAGGCAATGCAAACAATATGTAGAAAAACATCTTTTTCAGCATTTCAGTTTAGATGACATTGCAGATCAAATTTCCATCAACAAATGTTACTTAAAAAATCAATTTTCAAAGCAGGAAGGAATAAGTCTGAAAAGGTATATTCACAAAGAGCGCATCAAAGCAGCCCAAAATATGCTTAAATTTTCAAATCAACCGATTTCAGTAATTGCTAATTATCTTTGCTTTGATTCGCAAAGCCATTTTGGAGCAGTTTTTAAGAGCATTATTGGTATGACTCCATCAAATTATCGTATGAAAAATATGTTAATAAGTTCTCAGCAAAATCAAGAAGCTTAA
- a CDS encoding cation transporter, with amino-acid sequence MNSKKVEQKALIGGIFVNFLMCCAGALVYNATQIEALFVDAYFSAITLISGVFSLIVSKISARRSKKFPEGFFVLEPLYSLFQSLLTIVLLAVSLIKVSLKAYRYFVDGQGSLMNVEPVIPYEIVMVLLSLGLSYYYNRQNNKINRLSMILFSEAKGTLVDGLMSLGIGIFAFILFFIKQSSPFGFLRYTGDFFITSLLIMLTIKMPFQVIKRAFNEICGGLLLDQDMQKWIENCLKKHLLEIVSIKSCLIYKIGMSFRIDVFIKGKAKLIDNEKLSRKKVLILKELSKKLEFVHLEFCLC; translated from the coding sequence ATGAATTCTAAAAAGGTTGAACAAAAAGCATTAATTGGTGGTATTTTCGTAAATTTTCTGATGTGCTGTGCTGGTGCGCTCGTATACAACGCCACTCAAATAGAAGCCCTATTCGTTGATGCCTATTTTTCGGCGATAACACTTATTTCCGGTGTTTTCTCTTTGATTGTTTCAAAAATAAGTGCACGACGCAGCAAAAAATTCCCAGAAGGTTTTTTTGTATTAGAACCGCTATATTCACTGTTTCAATCATTACTGACAATTGTATTATTAGCTGTCTCCTTAATTAAAGTGAGCCTCAAAGCCTACCGATACTTTGTCGATGGCCAGGGAAGCTTAATGAATGTTGAACCGGTGATTCCCTATGAGATTGTCATGGTTCTTTTGTCTTTAGGCTTATCCTATTATTACAACCGGCAGAATAATAAAATCAATCGTCTTAGTATGATACTTTTTTCGGAAGCAAAAGGCACTTTGGTTGATGGCCTTATGTCTCTAGGAATCGGAATATTTGCTTTCATTTTATTCTTTATCAAACAGAGCTCTCCATTTGGATTCTTACGCTATACAGGTGATTTTTTCATAACATCCTTGCTTATTATGTTGACGATAAAAATGCCTTTTCAAGTCATTAAGAGAGCTTTCAATGAAATTTGTGGTGGTTTATTGTTGGACCAAGATATGCAGAAATGGATTGAGAATTGTCTAAAAAAACATCTGTTGGAAATTGTATCAATCAAAAGCTGTCTAATATATAAAATTGGGATGTCTTTTCGCATTGATGTGTTTATCAAGGGCAAAGCAAAATTAATCGACAATGAAAAATTATCGAGGAAAAAAGTTCTAATTTTAAAAGAACTATCCAAAAAACTTGAATTCGTCCATTTAGAATTTTGTTTATGCTGA
- a CDS encoding DUF3284 domain-containing protein, with amino-acid sequence MKIVRQLKITEEQFYNYLEVELLKDINANTKRNLTRKDLQSGLKYSKFQAKSKIPINITINKYIRGSEYQSTTKLPTDIIKITYNTTKKDKGLEIIFDQNIAGYLVSKHNILMQWFSEAIYYGRMSDTLSSIQKNILDKQNDITR; translated from the coding sequence ATGAAAATTGTTAGGCAGTTAAAAATAACGGAAGAACAATTTTACAATTATTTAGAAGTCGAACTTTTAAAAGATATTAACGCAAATACAAAAAGAAATTTGACAAGAAAAGATCTTCAGAGCGGCTTAAAATATTCCAAATTTCAAGCAAAAAGCAAAATCCCTATAAATATCACAATAAATAAATATATTAGAGGCTCAGAATATCAATCAACAACTAAATTACCCACAGATATCATTAAGATTACGTATAACACCACAAAAAAAGACAAAGGATTAGAAATCATATTCGATCAAAATATCGCTGGCTATCTGGTATCAAAGCATAATATTCTTATGCAGTGGTTTAGCGAAGCCATTTATTATGGCAGAATGTCAGATACTCTCTCTTCTATTCAAAAAAATATATTGGATAAACAAAATGATATTACGCGATAA
- a CDS encoding PRD domain-containing protein, whose product MQKSKDIVYDFVRKTIYTKPGSGRGITTLFISEALKLQRTNVSTSLNELVNEGLLKKTDTRPVLYTIAEQEKKDAFTSLIGYDGSLKKACQLAKAAALYPNGSLNIQIFSKPGSGTSFFVSQIIKFAKDNNVLSLDAPNIVINCRNFAKDIHSLDEELFGPNGDFENSCFDRARGGILFLNHYDFLDSAQQSRILDLLDREQDVLNQVHESNNKISKKTFLILSCSQQSNKQIEQKIQVNIKLPSLDERPYIEKLALINLFFSIEAKNAQRNIIVSIDVLKALLLADYDCNIKNISLAILMACANAYVRVVDISHKNVNVYPNDLNATIRKSLLKEKENSHVVKVFFEGMNEAFYDYQANLQNDFSNKNMNDLYANINKQYEHLIDQGISNGSIKSVINNHIQEIFNNQNYSSFNTDSNPKKLEKVVDPKIISIVQNWLNTCKKNLNRDFGGNVFYGLCLHINSLLALQNNNERVNKQQVRKLIFQYPLEYKEAVKLSQILQDELELKISTEEVALITMFLVDPQEKNDNRHPVVLYVMHGNGTAKSLMETTNSLTQSHYSFAYDMNLETEVKTAKEDIESLILKINQGKGVIAIYDMGSIKSMLETISEETDIKIRMLEIPITLIGINAAHRSSMETDIDYVYHLINTDINRLQGEEQKKEDTVITLCHTGEGGAEELKNYIEQYSKLNLRVVPLSISNREKLIKEVIDLRKIYHISAFVGTYDPKLFGIPFISINKIFENSKMDLDSVLTFKPILSRYEAYEQIYEYFKQQFKYTSVSELKIVLPEVMDQLCLSYQLTEDQRIGLFVHLGCLIERTLSGKELGHNMNQKKINLMFKNDYHLITRIMKKIEKKFTIIINDDEIATMIMIIKKLQI is encoded by the coding sequence ATGCAAAAGAGTAAAGATATTGTTTATGATTTTGTCAGGAAAACTATTTATACAAAACCAGGTTCTGGTCGAGGAATAACTACTTTATTTATTTCTGAGGCACTTAAGCTTCAAAGAACTAATGTTAGTACTTCGTTAAATGAATTGGTGAATGAAGGACTCCTGAAAAAAACAGATACACGTCCGGTACTTTATACAATAGCCGAACAAGAGAAAAAAGACGCCTTTACTTCATTAATTGGTTATGATGGCAGCCTGAAAAAAGCATGCCAATTGGCAAAAGCGGCTGCTCTTTACCCGAATGGAAGTTTAAATATCCAGATTTTTTCTAAACCTGGAAGCGGAACTTCATTTTTTGTTTCTCAAATAATAAAATTTGCTAAGGACAATAACGTTCTTTCATTAGATGCACCGAACATAGTAATTAACTGTCGCAATTTTGCAAAAGATATCCATTCTTTAGATGAAGAGTTATTTGGTCCTAATGGGGATTTTGAAAACAGCTGTTTTGATAGAGCGCGTGGAGGAATTCTCTTTTTAAATCATTATGATTTTCTTGATTCAGCTCAACAATCTCGTATTTTAGATCTATTGGATAGAGAACAAGATGTTTTAAACCAAGTTCATGAATCAAATAATAAGATATCCAAAAAAACTTTTCTAATACTTTCTTGCTCTCAACAAAGCAACAAACAAATCGAACAAAAAATACAAGTGAATATTAAATTACCTTCATTGGATGAACGCCCTTATATTGAAAAACTTGCACTAATTAACCTCTTTTTTTCTATTGAAGCTAAAAATGCGCAGCGAAATATAATTGTTTCGATTGATGTCTTAAAAGCACTTTTGTTAGCTGATTATGATTGCAATATTAAAAATATATCTCTTGCAATTCTTATGGCTTGTGCAAATGCATATGTCCGCGTGGTTGATATTTCACATAAAAATGTAAATGTTTATCCGAACGATTTAAATGCAACTATTAGAAAAAGTCTTCTTAAAGAAAAAGAAAATTCTCATGTAGTAAAAGTTTTTTTTGAAGGTATGAATGAGGCTTTTTATGATTATCAAGCCAATTTGCAAAACGATTTTTCAAATAAAAATATGAATGATCTTTATGCGAATATTAACAAACAATATGAACATTTGATTGACCAAGGTATTAGTAACGGAAGTATTAAAAGTGTTATTAATAATCATATTCAAGAAATATTTAATAATCAAAATTATTCAAGCTTTAATACAGATTCAAATCCAAAAAAACTTGAAAAGGTGGTTGACCCAAAAATAATTTCAATTGTTCAAAATTGGTTGAACACTTGTAAAAAGAACTTGAACAGAGATTTTGGCGGAAATGTTTTTTATGGTTTATGTCTCCATATCAATTCATTACTAGCTCTGCAAAATAATAACGAAAGAGTAAATAAGCAACAAGTTAGAAAACTAATTTTTCAGTATCCATTAGAGTACAAAGAGGCAGTAAAATTATCGCAGATTTTGCAGGATGAATTGGAATTAAAAATATCAACTGAAGAAGTGGCTTTAATTACAATGTTTCTTGTTGATCCTCAAGAAAAGAACGATAACAGGCATCCGGTGGTTTTGTATGTTATGCATGGTAATGGAACTGCTAAATCGTTGATGGAAACAACCAATTCTTTAACTCAAAGTCATTATTCTTTTGCTTACGATATGAATTTAGAGACGGAGGTAAAAACGGCGAAGGAAGATATTGAATCTTTGATATTAAAAATTAATCAAGGTAAAGGTGTTATTGCCATATATGATATGGGTTCAATTAAATCTATGCTAGAGACTATTAGTGAAGAAACCGATATAAAAATCAGGATGCTTGAAATTCCGATAACCTTGATTGGTATTAATGCTGCTCATCGGAGTTCCATGGAAACAGATATTGATTATGTCTATCATCTTATTAATACGGATATAAATCGTTTGCAGGGTGAAGAACAAAAAAAAGAGGACACGGTCATAACTCTTTGTCACACTGGTGAAGGAGGAGCTGAAGAACTTAAAAATTATATAGAACAATATTCAAAATTAAATTTAAGAGTAGTTCCGCTTTCGATTTCCAACAGAGAAAAATTAATTAAAGAAGTTATTGACCTGCGTAAAATCTATCATATTTCGGCTTTTGTAGGAACGTACGACCCAAAGTTATTTGGAATACCTTTCATTTCGATAAATAAAATTTTTGAAAATTCAAAAATGGATTTAGACTCAGTGCTAACTTTTAAACCGATTTTGTCTCGATATGAAGCATATGAACAAATATATGAATATTTTAAACAGCAATTTAAATATACTTCAGTATCTGAATTGAAAATAGTCTTACCAGAGGTTATGGATCAACTATGCCTTTCGTACCAATTAACCGAAGACCAAAGAATAGGTCTGTTTGTTCATTTAGGGTGTCTCATCGAGCGGACGCTTTCTGGCAAAGAACTTGGACATAACATGAATCAGAAAAAAATAAATTTAATGTTTAAAAATGATTATCATCTCATTACAAGAATAATGAAAAAAATAGAAAAGAAATTTACAATAATTATTAATGATGATGAAATTGCAACGATGATCATGATAATAAAAAAATTACAAATTTAG
- a CDS encoding family 1 glycosylhydrolase: MIFDKSFLWGGAVAANQCEGAYLEDGKGLSTADVITAGSLTVPRQITWRNPKTGVTGSTKFTFLSTTAAVPRDAEPTILDDRYYPSHVGNDFYHRYKEDISLMAKMGFKAFRLSINWARIFPNGDDAKPNEKGLIFYDKVFNECKRYGIEPLVTLSHYETPLHLVIAYNGWTNRRLIDLFENYATTVFKRYRGKVKYWLTFNEINCMEFVPFIAGGVINPTLQNKAQAAHNQLVASAKVVRDAHKIDPEMKVGQMLAYSPIYSYTCDPKDQIEIMESLQSSLFYADVQTGGHYPNYQLKKYKREGIKLDDQIEDYKLLANYPADFLSFSCYGSTVMTTHNEINTENGNLIEGIKNPYLKSNSWGWATDPDCLRLALNTLFDRYHKPLWIVENGIGWDDKLKKNNKIHDDYRIDYLRQNISSMDEAINIDGVDLIGYTMWGCIDIVSAGTGQMSKRYGFVYVDRDDEGKGTLDRFQKDSFYWYQKVIASQGADLH, from the coding sequence ATGATATTTGATAAATCTTTTTTATGGGGTGGTGCGGTTGCAGCTAATCAATGCGAAGGCGCTTACTTAGAAGATGGCAAGGGTCTTAGTACTGCCGATGTGATTACAGCTGGATCTTTAACGGTTCCACGCCAAATTACTTGGAGAAATCCTAAGACTGGTGTCACTGGTTCAACAAAATTTACTTTTCTTTCCACTACGGCCGCAGTTCCAAGAGATGCAGAACCCACTATTTTAGATGACCGATATTATCCAAGTCATGTAGGAAACGATTTCTACCATCGCTACAAAGAAGATATTTCTTTAATGGCAAAAATGGGATTTAAAGCATTTCGATTAAGTATCAATTGGGCAAGAATATTTCCTAATGGTGATGATGCAAAACCAAATGAAAAAGGATTGATATTTTACGATAAAGTTTTTAACGAGTGTAAACGATATGGCATTGAGCCATTGGTGACTTTATCGCATTATGAAACGCCTCTACATTTGGTAATTGCTTATAACGGTTGGACTAATCGAAGATTGATTGATCTCTTCGAAAATTATGCAACGACAGTTTTTAAACGTTATCGAGGCAAAGTTAAGTATTGGTTGACTTTTAATGAAATAAATTGCATGGAATTCGTTCCTTTTATAGCGGGTGGTGTAATTAACCCAACTTTACAAAATAAAGCTCAAGCTGCGCATAATCAACTAGTTGCAAGTGCTAAAGTTGTTCGCGATGCACATAAAATAGATCCAGAAATGAAAGTTGGTCAAATGCTTGCATATTCACCAATCTATTCGTATACCTGTGATCCTAAAGATCAAATAGAAATTATGGAGTCTTTGCAATCAAGCTTATTTTATGCAGACGTTCAAACTGGTGGACATTATCCGAACTATCAGTTAAAAAAATACAAACGTGAAGGAATTAAACTAGACGATCAGATAGAAGACTATAAGCTTCTCGCTAATTACCCAGCTGATTTCCTAAGTTTTTCTTGTTATGGATCAACGGTCATGACAACTCATAATGAAATTAATACTGAAAATGGTAATTTAATAGAAGGAATTAAAAATCCATATCTTAAATCAAATTCATGGGGCTGGGCAACTGACCCAGACTGTTTGCGCCTAGCTCTAAATACTTTATTTGATCGTTATCATAAGCCCCTATGGATTGTTGAAAATGGAATTGGTTGGGATGACAAATTGAAGAAAAATAATAAAATTCATGACGATTATCGTATCGATTATTTACGACAGAATATTAGCTCAATGGATGAAGCGATAAATATTGATGGAGTGGATCTTATTGGATATACCATGTGGGGATGCATTGATATTGTTTCAGCTGGTACCGGTCAAATGTCCAAACGCTATGGCTTTGTTTATGTCGATCGTGATGACGAAGGAAAGGGAACACTTGATCGTTTCCAAAAAGATTCTTTTTATTGGTATCAAAAAGTCATTGCTTCACAAGGCGCGGATTTGCATTGA
- a CDS encoding PTS lactose/cellobiose transporter subunit IIA → MPKKTNSNYNSEIQSIAMKIIAHSGDGRSLAFNALEMARGHDFGKAEKLLKESDEAIAQAHEVQTQLLTKEANGKKTEFSILLVHAQNHFMTSMLANELIKEMVHIYKKI, encoded by the coding sequence ATGCCAAAAAAAACAAACAGTAATTACAATTCGGAAATTCAGAGTATAGCGATGAAAATCATCGCCCATTCTGGTGACGGGCGATCGTTAGCGTTTAATGCTTTAGAAATGGCACGTGGCCATGATTTTGGGAAAGCAGAAAAATTACTTAAAGAATCGGATGAAGCAATTGCACAAGCACATGAAGTTCAGACTCAACTACTTACTAAAGAGGCTAATGGCAAGAAGACAGAATTCAGTATTTTATTGGTCCATGCACAAAATCATTTTATGACCAGTATGCTGGCTAACGAATTAATTAAAGAAATGGTCCATATTTATAAAAAAATATGA
- a CDS encoding potassium transporter Kup, whose amino-acid sequence MAKKIFTKGTVIGPIIALGIVYGDIGTSPLYVMNAIVTDAGGLKNAGPSYIVGCLSLIFWTLMLITTVKYILLAMQADNHHEGGIFSLYALVRNRGKWLLFPTLIGGAALLADGTLTPAVTVTSAIEGLKGENFGLFKLGQSQTPIIMIVISILIVLFLFQRFGTSSIGKAFGPLMFIWFSFIGIFGLVNMFGHWEVLKALSPIYGVQILFSSDNKMGFFILGSIFLATTGAEALYSDMGHVGKDNIYRTWPFVYLSLMLSYFGQGAWVIAQNRNVSVDINPFYSMLPQELHPTAIVIATVAAIIASQALITGSYTLVSEAIGLKLLPRLKIRYPGKIKSQSYIGTVNWLLCATTLLIVLFFKSSEHMEAAYGLAIIVTMLMTTILLHEFLLMKNKKTLALLYLIFFGLLESLFLLSSMIKFIHGGYLTLLITLCILMIMFFWHFGNSIRRSYMVDSQYLSLKDFTSKLQQLSEDDSLPLYATNVVYMNRIRDNYQIKRHVLYSIFDQRPKRAKVYWFITVNQTDLPYEANYKIDMLDTRNVVDVQLYLGFKRSQHITIYIRQIVNNLIKEGVIDRQAPRYSTIPDRQVGDFKFVLLNQRIRDLNYLPSIKRLDKFLIAGRLFLQKITASQPTWYGLEFSEFVEETVPLFIEEREDSHLLQTKIDNKEAGEENE is encoded by the coding sequence ATGGCAAAAAAGATTTTCACAAAGGGAACTGTTATTGGCCCGATAATCGCATTAGGAATTGTCTATGGAGATATCGGAACTTCGCCTTTATATGTTATGAATGCAATTGTAACCGACGCAGGTGGATTGAAAAATGCCGGTCCCAGCTATATTGTCGGCTGTCTTTCATTAATATTTTGGACTTTGATGCTAATTACAACGGTGAAATATATCTTGTTAGCTATGCAGGCGGATAATCACCATGAAGGTGGCATCTTTTCTTTATACGCGTTAGTTAGAAATAGAGGTAAATGGTTGCTTTTCCCGACTTTGATTGGTGGAGCAGCACTTTTAGCTGATGGGACTTTAACACCTGCTGTGACTGTTACGTCCGCTATTGAAGGATTGAAAGGCGAAAACTTCGGTCTCTTCAAGCTTGGACAATCACAGACACCTATCATTATGATTGTTATAAGTATTTTGATAGTTCTTTTCCTTTTTCAAAGATTTGGAACATCTTCGATTGGAAAAGCTTTTGGTCCCTTAATGTTTATTTGGTTCTCTTTTATCGGAATTTTTGGATTAGTAAATATGTTTGGCCATTGGGAAGTTTTGAAGGCTTTATCACCGATTTATGGTGTTCAGATTCTCTTTAGTTCGGATAATAAAATGGGATTTTTCATCCTTGGCAGCATTTTTCTAGCAACAACCGGTGCTGAAGCACTTTATTCAGATATGGGGCATGTTGGCAAAGACAACATCTATCGAACTTGGCCATTTGTTTATTTGTCTCTAATGCTAAGCTATTTTGGACAAGGAGCTTGGGTAATTGCTCAAAACAGAAATGTTTCAGTTGATATAAATCCTTTTTACAGTATGCTTCCGCAGGAACTTCATCCGACAGCTATTGTAATCGCAACTGTTGCTGCTATTATTGCATCGCAGGCCTTAATTACCGGATCATATACCTTGGTTAGCGAAGCAATTGGTTTAAAACTTCTTCCGAGACTGAAAATTAGATATCCGGGAAAAATAAAAAGTCAATCATATATTGGAACTGTTAATTGGCTGCTTTGCGCTACTACATTGCTAATAGTTTTGTTTTTTAAGAGCTCCGAGCATATGGAAGCAGCTTATGGCTTGGCAATCATCGTTACGATGTTGATGACAACGATTTTATTGCACGAATTTTTGCTCATGAAAAATAAAAAAACTTTGGCTCTCCTTTATTTAATTTTTTTCGGTTTGCTTGAATCGTTGTTTTTGTTATCCAGCATGATCAAATTTATTCATGGTGGGTATCTGACTCTATTGATAACTCTGTGCATTTTAATGATTATGTTTTTTTGGCATTTTGGTAATAGCATCAGAAGATCATATATGGTCGACAGTCAGTATCTATCTTTAAAAGATTTTACCTCCAAGCTCCAACAACTTAGCGAGGATGATTCACTTCCTCTTTATGCAACTAATGTAGTCTATATGAATAGAATCAGGGACAACTATCAAATTAAACGTCATGTACTTTATTCTATTTTCGACCAAAGACCAAAAAGGGCAAAAGTATACTGGTTTATCACTGTTAATCAAACCGATTTGCCCTATGAAGCAAATTATAAAATTGATATGCTTGATACAAGAAATGTAGTTGATGTTCAGCTCTATTTGGGTTTTAAAAGATCCCAACATATTACTATTTATATAAGACAGATTGTTAATAATCTAATTAAAGAAGGAGTAATTGACAGGCAAGCACCAAGGTATTCGACTATTCCCGATCGTCAAGTTGGAGACTTTAAATTTGTTCTTTTAAATCAACGTATTCGAGACTTGAATTATTTGCCAAGCATAAAGAGATTAGATAAATTCCTAATCGCAGGACGTTTATTTTTACAAAAAATAACTGCATCGCAGCCAACTTGGTACGGACTTGAATTCAGTGAATTCGTTGAAGAAACGGTTCCTTTGTTTATTGAAGAAAGAGAAGACAGCCACTTGCTCCAAACGAAAATAGACAACAAAGAAGCAGGAGAAGAAAATGAATAA